A region of the Vigna unguiculata cultivar IT97K-499-35 chromosome 9, ASM411807v1, whole genome shotgun sequence genome:
ACCTATAAGTGTAGAGGTACTAACAAAGTTAAACTGAATTAATTAAACACTAATCTTTTCTCTCACCCATAAATAAATAGATCAAACAAAACATAGCAGCATGCAATTAAACTGTAAAACAAAGTGAATTTGTAAGAACGGGGAAGAACCTGAGTAGAAATAATGATACAAGATGGTAGCACAAGGATAagtgagaaaacaaaaataaaataatatccaaaatcatgagtgaaaaaaaagaggaaaaatcaTGGTGGAAAAACTAGATGGGTAGCACCTCTTCTTGGGAAATAATGACATCGAATTCAGTTTTGGATGACTCGATTACACCTTCGGCTCAAACTGACTTGGCTCAACCTTTAGTTATGGTTGACTCAAATCGACTATATGTTTAAGACGACTTGAGTCTACCTCCATCATGAGCTAACTCAGTTCAACCTTCGTCTCGAGCCAACTCTACTCAACCCTTGCCTAGGGTGATTCGGCTAGACTTTTAGCTCGAACTAACTCGAATCAACCATCGGTTCGGTCTGACTTGACTCAACTATCAACTTGAACTAACTCAGCTCAACCATTAGGCTGGTCTACTCGGCTCAACCAGCGGTTTAGGTCGACTCGACCATTGGCCCAGGCCAACTCAACTTAACCTTCGTCTCGGGCTGACTAAGCTCAACCTTTATAAATGGAGTTAAAAGGAGTAAATTTTAGGgttgaaaatatgtttttttgtcccttaatattcaataaaaattgtaattagtcTCTATTTGAAACTTTGGTGCAATTTAGTCTTAGAATTacataaatttagtctttttaacaaaattttgttaagtttatttgacgtttcaaacgtatttcatgattgtatttgagttgtttataccgttCGAcacattttttactttaatgttagcTTGGAAACGtatttgaaacataaaaaacttaacaaaatttgattaaatatattcagacatttctaaatatgaggaactaaattggtctaaacttttaaaaatctaactaattttaatttttactaaacgTTAAGACgtgaaaaacatattaaattcaaaattttaaatttcttataattttgagggtatttgaaattcttatatttttttcatttgaaactCCTTTCAAAATTCTTTAGATTTGAGTTTCTTTCTAATTACTTTATCTAAACAAATcattttagtataaaaaaatttaaattcttcaaataaagaaattactcttttaaattacattgttaaaacataacattaaactttttattgaaaaaaaaagtcatttaaaaataattaaaagaatagaaaggtataaattaattaaaataactgcccttattatatttttattctgaTTATTGTTTTAACCATTTGTtatatattgattattatttcactatatatatatatatatatatatatatatatatatatatatatatataaacaagcTATACTCGTATAAAGTGGTTAAAAtgagaaattttatttaaatacttttatagAAAAGACTTGATATCTTGCAGGACATAAGATGCAAAATTTTAGTTATACAAACCAGAGATGTGGTCATCACAAGTTTCTTAGCTCATTGAATCAGGAAGTACAATTACAAGTATATAAAACTTTTACTTCTGAAGCTATATCAATAAGATTAAAATTACAGATCTTCATGCTAAATCTAAAACCCCTACTTTAACACCATAAGCCTCATCAAGTGGCTATGAAGATTGCATCAAGGAGTAAAGTGATGCATAAATTTCTAGAACGAATGGTAACATTTGTATTTTAACTAAACATTTTGCATTTGCAGAGTTTTACAAAGATGAGCAACCACAAAATGAGATGATTTGATTCCCCCAAAATCAGTCATGCAATGAGAAAACTTACACAacccaaaatgaaaaataagggGCAGAGGGGGATGAATCAAGCTATTGATCCCTATCCCTAAGGAAGCAACACTAAAATGTTAGCCACAGTGACTGTGATGCCAATAGACTTTGCACTCAGTGTAGATAAAAATGATGTAATTTACAACTGCTACCCTATGAGAGACCAAGAACTAGGTCGAAAGCAACAGCTACTCCGACCAAAGAATGGATCAAAAATTTCTGGCTCAAGGTGCTGAATAATTAGAAAAAAGCTGCAACAAAGTGCTCAGTGTTCCAGGATTGAATTTCCTAGCAAATAGATAACATGGCTTCTGAATCCCATTCCATAAGCAAGGCCAACTTTGTACTTGTCTCTGTAGCAATACGTGATAACTTGTTAAGTCACTCAATGCATTCTCAATAAATCAAGGATATGATGAAAGCTTTCAGATGCATACCTTCTCATCACTGGAGACATGCACACTAACATCAATGGACTGCGAGTATGATTATGGAGTAATGAATATTCATGATCTCAGttagaaaatatattgaaagagcagttgaatgaaaaaaaactaTTCTTTGGATTTCAAGGAAAACATGGTTCATAAGATTGGATATTCTCTTTACATTCACATCACTGGTGACTTTCtgtattgaaaaataaatttatcagagCACTATACCGTAATATTCTTCAAAAGCTCATATGAAACATCTCGAACCCTGTATGATTTTGGATGCCACTTTCTCTCAGACCAGTCAACATGAGTTGTTGACCAATTTGCAATTCCACCAGGATCAACAATCTAAAACAGAATCGTATTAGTTAACAGTTTGAAACTGTTAGAGCAGGCCAGGATTACAGATAGAAATTCTCACCTGGAAGAATGTAGGTAAGTAATGCTCATCGGCAATGCAATTTTTCCCTTCAAAACCAGGCTGTAATATCATAATATTCACGTTAATAATTGAGCACAGTCAAATACGGATCATGATGAGAAGGAAGGAACTTACGGCAGACTACATATGTTGTATTGAAAGAAATTTCATGTAAATCATATGCCAAAGGCAAATAATCAACAAGCGTGTATTTGACCCTAAAAGTGAAATACTTACACTTGTTTGGTCTGATGACCATGCCAGTTCAAAgcaaattactaaaatattcaataatgataaataaaagaaattgctcaaaattttaaTGCAAACAGTATATAAGAACTGCACCTGACAGTATGCCTTAAATTTTGAGTAATACAGGTTGTCAGCCATAACTATGACAGCATGCTGGCGCTTCATTGAAAACCACTGCATCAGGAATCTAACAATTAGCCAGAGACATCTAAACAGATGACATAATTGTGCTCCTCCACATCATGTGTGGAGATATTAAAGCACAATAGGATGCAAATAGGACTAcagaaaagtaaaaagaaaaagggggCGATTTCAGGCAAGAACAAAGAATTCTTCTGTTATTGAGAATCTATTCACCCCTATGTTTTAAGCCAAAAGACTGAACTTGATGCTTTAGTAAGCCTATTGACATAAATCATGGCCAAATCCATTTATTCAATCAATATCCTTTGAAAAGGGAAATTGCAAAATACTATTTGAAATGCAGAATTTCCAGCATGCAGCTTATTTAATATACCTGTGCACCCTTTCTAAAGTTCTTCATCTCAATTTCAGGTAACATGCGTTTTGAATACCTGCCATTGCCATGAGGACCAGGATCCGTAAAGctaacaagaaaaagaaaaggttggGTCAGTTGAGGACACCAAATTGGTGGCAGAAAACAGAAATTAGAAGAACAACCCACTCTACAAATGAGCACACGGGTAGGTATACTCTATGTAAAGCATGACATACCAATCAACAAAGCTGACGTTTGTGTACATCAGATAATCAAAAATATAGTCAAAGGTATACAATGGCACACAGCTGCAAAACCAGTACGAAAGGGTTAGAAACTAAGAATATAACTAAAAGTTATATCATGGCACATATTTACCTATCAGAAAGTAAAACAAATTGCTGGTTATCAGGATCTTGTAAAGCATTCGCCAGTAGTCGTCGTTCTGCATTAACCATAGATATTTTACCCCACACCACCTGCAATAAAGTAACCAACTATTAACATAGCTGCTAACTACAAAACAAGATTATCAGAAACAACTGATAATTACACTAGCTACCATAATAGCCACTTTTAGAGCAGATAGTTTAACGTCAAATTAAATTCATagcttattataaaaaaatttaaaaaaatctaactaATGAAAGTGAAATATGTTGCTAAGGCACCCTCAAAAATAGTAAGTCACAGAAGTAAAACTAGACTAAACTTCATAGCctatatataatgttatgttATCCTAGACTTCTAACATAATTCAAATAAGCAAATACATGTACATTATAGTCTATTAACAGGAAGTAAAGTGTGAAATTGGAAGCTTATGTTATCAATGCAAAATATTGTCATTTCAGACAACCAGGCTGACAGAGTCAACACTACATTCCTATGCATGTCTATTAAATAGTTATAGCATCAGTTAATCTCTCAAGTTGATCATAAGTCCAAAGGACATTTTGGTTTCATATATTTGGGTACTCCAAAGTAGGAGATTCGTTTTGATCACTACATTAACAAAAGCCGACTCATGTAAAGAGGGTAAGTTAAAGgaaactgaaaaagaaaaacaagtaaCAACATTAAACAACgatttaaattaaatacataaaaatgaacaaaacaaTTGATAGGTGATAGGAATCAGACAATCATGAGACTAGTCACAcacatggtcactatgtatatcttgattaataaaataacagatGATAGTAAACAGAACAAGACACTAGTTACACACCTGAGCACTTCGTATATCCCGATTAACAAAATAACGGCTCACGTGAATTGGTTTAGTCTTAGATGCATGCACATATACTGAGAATTTCCCTTCATGTCCCTACCAAAAAGGAGAAAAGTATTCTTCCAGGTGAGCACACACTGAATTAGCATGGTTCAGAAGCAAAGACAATTAACCAACAGAATTACAACTACAAACTATGACAATTCATTCTCCCATATGCATATATCAAGAATTTATGAACCAAGCATATTTTACATCTTGTGTAGTacatttattcaaaattattagtTAAGGCCCAAACACTCAACCTAAATATAAACCCATTATTTACCGCATTCTGTTAGGACCAGAAAGACCATTAGCAAATTTCATGCAAAGCACTTGTTCAGTACTCAGTTAAGTGTACAACAAACCAGTGCCCTAGTTTGTCACCGTCCCAACAGAAGGAATAAATTTTCCAAATTCTATTAAATCGAGATATCCTGCTGCTTCTCCCTCATCCTAGCACTAttaaaacaagaataataaAAGATGAACGAGTTTCATAATCAATGGAATTGTTAGCGCCATTGGAGAGAACAGCAGGTTATTTCTCTAACTCGTCAAAGTAAAGACTAAACTAAACATCGACTATACTATTACAGACTTGCTATATTCTCAAGGATCATATGTTTTAGAAGTATCacaaatgttttaaaaagaaagtACTAAGTGTAATTTAGAAAGGAAAACACATTAGTTGATTTAGTAAGAGAGAAATAAGATCTTGCACATCCTAACTCATGTATAGCTTGACTGGCTCACATTTGTTTGTAAAAGAAATCATTTACAAATAAGATATGTGTACATGAACTAATACAatacatcaaaataataaaaatataatcagTTACAGATAACACGTAACAATTCCTTACTTGGAAAAATTTATCCCATAATCTTTCAAATGGTAGAGAACCAGGTGACAGAAACATGAAGGCGATTTTTGGATTCTTTGAAAGAACTACAGGTGTTTTCAAAATATCCCTAATAACAGCTCGTGATGCAATCTCTTCATCTGTGTATTCCCTTGCAGGAACTGGTGGAAGCCAATCAGTAATTGACCGGCAATTTCCAGAAGAAAAGATGTAACAAGCAGAACTGCTTTTTGGTGGGTAGATATAAGCACATACTAGAAACACGCACACGAATAAAACCAAGACAATAATCCACATTGGCTTCTTCATAGGAGGACGATGTCGTGACCCAGGCAGGATCTGCACATCGCCCATGCCTAGGCGCAAATCTTTTACTGTCTTCATCTATGCACTTGAGTCACAATTTTCACCACTTCCAACCAATTTCCTTTTCATTCATATTCCGCACCactctaaaataataaatcaagaTAAATGGCCAAAAAGAAGTCTTCAACAGGTTGATGCAGAAAAAATCTGAAATAAAAACAGAACAAAGATACATTAGCAAACAACTCGGCCAATTAAATCCACTAAGGTTCAGAAACCAACATCTGGGCCCGAAATAATATGCACAGTGCATGCTAAGATTCGCCACAGAACTGACTGCAACAGCTCAAAATATGATCAAAAGCAAacttttgacacatttttgaaCCCCACATAGTATTTTACTGTCCAGTGAAAATAACTCGGTCACAAATTCCAAACTTTAAGAAACGGATGATGTCGAaatcaaaatatcttaatatatgTTAAAGAGTAGACAATCCTAACTGAATAACCAAGAAATTGTGAGGAAGAGGAAGGAACTAATATGTGTAAGGTTGAGCACAAAGTCAAAAGCAATTTTCTTTAGCCACTTTAAAAGtgaaaacagaaaatattaacataacCCACACACTCCAATCTGATCCCACAAAGTCCCAGTTCCTCAATCATAGGAGTGATTACGTAAATATACAACAAAACCCACGATCGGGTAGGAAAGGGATGTTTCTCTAAAAAtctaaaatcataaaacaaatcTATTTCCATTCCACCACACCTTTCTAGTATAACCAAACACGATAATAACATTAAGGAATCAGAAAAAGACATCgtcccagaaaaaaaaaaaaaacacacggCGTTAAAAGTATGAGCATTTATTACATCTAATAAGTTTACACAACCAATCAATTCAACGTTTTATTATTTCCAATTCAAAGGGACACTCCTACAAGTAATACAAAAGTATCCATCCACTCATACAAACACCACGTGAAAAttcaaacacaaaaacacatcgaagaaaaagaaaaccttaCACGTTAAAATCGAATTATCTTGCAAAACACTACatgatttcattaattaatttaccaCAAAAACACCAAAGAACCTTAGAGATTGAAACTGAATTATCCAGAAAAACACTACACAATCCCATTAATTAATTCACCAAAACAAAAACCATTCCCTTCACTCCTTCACTGTTTCCAAATCTTCCACACCCAACATCCCAAACACGcttcaaaacaaaaactttctctctctcacgcagtgagaatgaaaaaaaaaaaaaaaaaagagtgtcGATACCTGCAACGTGAGGAAGACGACAAATTCACATCACACGTCAAACGAAAGATCGCAGAGGAAAATGAGCGTCGAAAGATCTACCGTTGTAGGCAGGTGAAAATCTCAAGGAACCATGCACGATCACAAAGCACATACGCTAGAAGAGTAAGAAAGAAACACAGTGTGTGTGCCTCTATTTGGTTGTGATGGCTTCTTCAAAACGCGAATCGTTTCGCTTTCTTGCTTTCTTTTGTTTCTGCGTTTTGCTTTTTCTCTCTGAAAAACCAAAAGGGTCCTTGCTTTGGTTTGGTTTGGCAGTGGCACACACTAAGacacaaaaaaacaaacaataccTTGGTTTAGAAAAAGaatcattaattaatcaatACTACTTATAATACATATTTAAGGTAATTAGTGGAAAATTCATTAATGTGTTTGCAATTGAATGAGAAACTAAGTCATATACATCTCtgataaatatgtaaattaattaaaaagcaAGTGAAAACAGGAATATAAAGCATGAATAAATATCTTAAACttagaaaattagaattaaaaaataaacatcttTAGAAAGTACtactctaaaaaaaaaaacattaaggTGTGTGTTGCAATGGAGCAATGAGAAAGTTGGGGTTGACTAGGAATCATAAGGTCCTTCATCAATAATAGTGTGTTTTTCTTCACTTTAGTGTTTGTTGACAAAGaaatttggtatttttgtgACGACTCTGTTGTCACATTTGCAGCTTTTGGAAATGAATTGCAGTTTCTGCTGCCTTATTCATCACTCATTACGAAAATCCAAGTTG
Encoded here:
- the LOC114196009 gene encoding glycosyltransferase BC10-like, with protein sequence MKTVKDLRLGMGDVQILPGSRHRPPMKKPMWIIVLVLFVCVFLVCAYIYPPKSSSACYIFSSGNCRSITDWLPPVPAREYTDEEIASRAVIRDILKTPVVLSKNPKIAFMFLSPGSLPFERLWDKFFQGHEGKFSVYVHASKTKPIHVSRYFVNRDIRSAQVVWGKISMVNAERRLLANALQDPDNQQFVLLSDSCVPLYTFDYIFDYLMYTNVSFVDCFTDPGPHGNGRYSKRMLPEIEMKNFRKGAQWFSMKRQHAVIVMADNLYYSKFKAYCQPGFEGKNCIADEHYLPTFFQIVDPGGIANWSTTHVDWSERKWHPKSYRVRDVSYELLKNITSIDVSVHVSSDEKRQVQSWPCLWNGIQKPCYLFARKFNPGTLSTLLQLFSNYSAP